The window TATTGTATTATGTATCGCCAGAATGGGAGTTAGAAAATGGAGGTAATTTAGAGTTATGGCCTAATGGCTTAAAGAAAACTCCATTAACTATTGTTAGTAAATTTAATAGGTTAGTGGTTATGGCAACACATAATAATTCGTGGCACTCTGTTAGTAAGGTTAATTCTGATGCTGTTAGGTGCTGTGTTTCTAATTATTATTTTTCTGAAAAACCGTTGTTTCAGTCAGATTCTTTTCATGTAACTACTTTTAGAGCTTATCATAAGGAAAAAATAAGAGATGTTTTCTTATTGGTGGATAATTTTTTACGTTCAAGTATTCGTAAAGTTTTAAAAAATGGTATAAAAAAATCTTCACATCAATATAAGAAGTAACTAACAGTTTTCAAAAACACTAAGCAATTTAGGTTCTTCTTTTTCCCAAACTAATTTTTCTTTAGCTTTTTTTAATTCCGAAGAAAAATCTCTTTCAAGTATTTTTTTTATCTGATTTGCTAGTTTTTTAGGAGCTCTGTCGTTAATAATTTCACCAACCTTGTAATCTATAATAACACGTTTCATTTCTGGTAAATTAGAAACTAAAACGGGAACCTCAGCTTGTATATAATCAAATATTTTATTGGGTAATGCGTAACGATAATTTAAACCTAAATTTTCTTCTAAGCTAATTCCTAGATCAGCTAAAGGTGTTATTTTATGCAATTCTTTTGGGGTTAATTTGCCTAAAAACTTCACCTTGTCATTAAGATTCTCTTTAGTAGTTTTGTTTTTTAAATCTTCATAAACATCACCACTTCCAATAATTATAAAGATATGGTTATTAAGATGTTTCATTACATTAATCATTAATTCTAAACCACGACCAATATTAAGGGAACCTTGATAAATAATTATTTTTTTAGTTTTAGTAGAAAAAGAAATTTTGCCCTTTTTAATAGTTTTTTTAACTGGTAAATTTCTAACAACTTTAAAGTTTGTTTTGTGTTTTTTGTTATAGAAGTCAGCAATGCTTTTGCAAACTGTATAGCAGTTTTCTAGTTTAGGTAAGATCAGATTTTCTAATTTTAACCAAACGTATTTTACAAAAGGTTTGTTAATCAATTCTGGAGATTCTGTAAACAGTTCGTGACTATCATAAACCAGTTTTTTACGTTGAATTTTACCGACTAAAAAATTAGCTAAAAGAGTATCTAAATCGTTCGATAGTAAGATGTCTTTTTTTGAGAAAAGTAACAAAAAGAAGATTCTAAAATTATATTCAGCATAAAATAAAAAACCAGTATTAAAAAGTAAATTAATTCTTTTAGTGTTGTATTTTCTATCTAATTTAAAACTATTAGGTAATTTTCTTCCAATTAAAAGTACATTAAAATTATTATTATGTAATGTATTACAAACTTTATCTACACGTTGGTCGGTAGACAAGTCATTAGTAACAGAAACAATTATTCTTTTCAAGAGATAGATTTAAAACTGCAAGATAAAAAAAAGAAAACCCACTTCTAAAAGAGAAGTGGGAAATTGCTATGAAAAACTATGAAAGAGTGTATTGCGCACTCTAAATAGTAAGTCTTTTGTAAGTTTACAAACTTACAGTATAACTCTTAAAAATTAGTTAAGAGTTATTTGTGGAGACGCCGAGACTATAATTATATACATGATTATACAAGTGTTCTTTTCTCATTTCTTAAAAACCTTTTAAATACAGCGTTTGTGATTAATTTTCACTTTCTATTGTAAAATAATGTATAATGATATATATGTTTGGCTGACTAAATGCTGGCTAAATGTTATCTTTGTTAAAAATAAGCAATATGGCGAGGATAAAATTCATTTTACAAGGTAAAAGTTCTAATTCACAAATCTATTTACGATTATCTCTCAGCAAATATGTTTCTTTTAAAAGAAAGACTGGATATTCAATAGATTATAAAGATTGGAGTAAATCAACAGGTTTTCCAAAGTCTAACGACCCGTTTAATAAGAATTTAAAGGTGGACTTAAAGAATCTTGAAGTATTTGTTGAGAAAGAGCTGAATGTTTCAAATACAAATGGAATGGATGTAACTTCATTATGGCTAAAAGATTCAATTGCAAATTTTTTAGGTAAGTCAGAAGCTAAAGAACTTGATTACTTAGTAGATTATACAAAGCAATATATTGAAAGACTTAGGAATAAGTCTAATAATAATGGACAGAAAGGAGTGTCTGAAGCTACTATAAAAAAGAGAACTACTATTCTTAATAAGATTGTTAAATTTCAAAATCATACTAAAAGAAAATTTAAAGTTAAAGATGTCGATTTAAAGTTTAGAGAAGAATTTATAGAGTTTTTAGATTCTGAAGAGAAGTTGTCTGAAGGAACAATTGGTAAGTATTTAAAAGAAGTAAAAACAATTTGTTTTGATGCTCAAAAAAATAATATAGATGTTAGTTCTCAGTTGATTCACTTTAAGGGTTTTAATGTAGATTCAATTCATGTAACATTGTCTTTTGATGAAATTAAGGAGATTCAGAAAACAAAATTTGAAGACAAGTATTTAGAGTTGGCGAAAAAATGGCTAATAATAGGTTGCTATACAGGTCAGAGGGTTTCTGATTTAATGAGAATGAATAAAAGCATGATTGAAAAGCATCGAGAATATGAGTTTATTGTGTTAACTCAAAAGAAAACTAAAAAAATTGTGCAAATACCGATTCACAATGAAGTAAAATCTATTTTAGATTCTTTAGATGGTAATTTTCCTGATGTTTTTAGTGAGAATGAGAGTAGTAATTCAGCTTTGTTTAATAAATATTTAAAATTGGTTTGTAAAGACGCTAAACTTACTTATTTAGCTGAAGGCAAGCTTAGAAATGAAGAGACAGAGAGATTAGAGATTGGTAAGTTTCCAAAATATAAATTAGTTTCTTCTCATATTTGTAGAAGGTCGTTTGCAACGAATTTTTATGCGCAAAGAAGGTATCCAACACCATTATTAATGAACATTACAGCACATTCAACCGAAAAGATGTTCTTAAAATATATAGGAAAGAAACCGATAGATTACGGGCTCCAGTTAGCTAAGATATGGGCTGAAGATATTTAGTGTTGCTTTAGTTTTTTTAAATCTGAATAAAATAAATATAGAAGGAAATTTTTAATAGATTTGTGAGAATGTATAGATCAATAGATAAGATACTCGATAAAATAAATAAAGTTGGACTTAATAATTTGTCTTACGATGAAAAGACTTACTTAAAACAATATAATTCAAATTCAATAGATAAAGGGCTGGAGGATTGGTTGTTTGGTAAACAAGAAGACTCTTATGATGATAATGGTAATAAGTTATTATATGATGAGTTTGATGATAGTGAAGATATTTTTCATAATCATATTAAATTAAAACGAGTGATTTCAAAAGTGTTAAATAAACATTCGTTTACGAATAATGCAGATTGGGGAGGTGCAGATGTTTGGGGGCTTAAAACAATTGATAATATTACTGGATTATTTATTTATCTTGGAGATGATGAAGATTTTGTACTATTAAATAGGAGAATTAATGAAGAGGAGGATTACGAAGACACGGTTTTACAAACTATAACTAATAATATAGAGTTGAATGTTTTGTTTTTGGATCATATAAATCCTTGAAAATAAAAGTTTATTAATAATTTAAAACGCTTTGAATTAACGTACAACAGGTGTAAGTTTTATGTTTTTGTTAAACTGTATGATAACTAAAAAAAATGCTAGTATTTTTAAATGAGTAAATTTAGAATTGAACCTCAACCAGGGAGTATATTAGGGTCACTCAGGAGTATTGGGTATAACTTAAAAACAGCTTTGTCTGATATAATTGATAACTCTATTGCTGCAGAAGCAAAAAGAATAGAAATTGTAAATAACGATTTCAAGGTGGAAAATGCTCATTTAGAATGGATGGCAATTGTTGATGATGGTTTAGGTATGACATCTGAAACAATGATTAAAGCTCTAACTTTAGGGGGTGAAGGAATTGAAAAAGAAAGAAACGCTGAAGATCTAGGGAGGTTTGGGTTAGGTTTGAAAACGGCTAGTTTCTCTCAATGCAGGAAGTTAACGCTAATTTCAAAAAAAGAAACGATCAATAGTTTTGTTTTTGATTTAGATTATATTAGTAAAAATGGATGGGAAATTTATTCTATAGAAAATCAGGAAAACTTAATACAAAAAATAAATGCTAGAATTGAAAATAAAGAAATTCTTAAAGGTGAAAATTGGACGATTGTTTATTGGGGAAATTTAGACAAAATACAAATTAATTCTATTTCCAGCTTTCATTTGGAACTTTCTAAAGTGCGAAATCATATTGGATTAATTTATCATAAATTTAATAATTCTGTTTCTATTAGGTTAAATGGCACTCTTGTTAATTATTGGAATCCCTACAGTACTGCCATTTCTAGTCAAGAAAAGAATTTTAAGTATGGTTCAGGGAATGAGACATACTCTTTAAAAGGTCACGTATTAAAGCATTCTAGTGAATTTAATAATAAAAGCGAATACGGAGATCAATCTAAGATTGGGACTTTTAATCAGAACCAAGGTTTCTTTGTCTATAGAAATAATAGATTAATTTACCGTGGAAGTTGGTTAGGGCTTTTTAACAAAGAACATCATTATATCTTAGCAAGAGTTGAAATTAATTTATCTAATAGTTTATCTTCTGATTTGGCATGGGGTGTAAATATAAGTAAGTCATCCGTTTCCATTCCTAAGTTTGCAGAAGCAGATATAAGAGCGGAATGTAATAGAATTAGAACAGAAGCTAATAATACATTTAGATTTCATGGAGGATTAAAGAAACATAAAGTTAGAAGAAAGAGTGCTGAAGCTAAAATACAGCCAATATGGAACTTTGAATCTAAGGGGACTAAAATTGGAGAAAAGAATCAGTATAAAATTAACGTTAAACATCCATTATTAGATAATTTTTTGAAAAAACATGTTTCTAATAAACAAGCTAATAATGAGTTTAAACAAATTTTAAAGTACTTAGAAAATTACTTGCCAATTGATAATATTTTTGCAAGAAAAGCAAATAATGAAGTTGAACAGCCCTTAGAAGATGATAGTGAAATTTTTGAAAAATTTAAAAGGTTTATGTCTATATACGAAGAAGATATGGGAGCAAATGAAGCCTTTTCAATTTTAATTAATGTTGAACCATTTAATAGTCTGTCTTTTAACGAAGAGCGATTAATTGAAATGGGAGTAGATGTAAGTCAACTATAAAGCAAAAAAAAAAGATATGGAAAACAAAGAAATTAAAGATGCAGTTCAAAGTAACTTACTCAACCTAATAAGTAGAGGTGTAGAAATCACAAATGCAGTTATAAGAGAAAGAGTGAACAGATATCACCCTATGTATCCTGTGGATGAATATCCTAATATAAAATGGGAGAGAATTATCAATGAATTAGAAACTCATCATACTATAACTATTGGAGTTAGTGAAACATTGTATAATAATCATAGGATTCCTTGGGTTAGAAATTATAAGCAAAATAATCCTAATTTATTAGATTTTCCATTCTGGAATAATTACAAGAGGTACTTAACAGAAATACAACATTTACCTCAAACAGTTGTAGATGAAATTGATCAAAGCACGGATGCAATACTTGATGGAATGTCAAACCCTAATGAAGGTAAAAATTTCGAAAAGAAAGGCCTAGTTATCGGTTATGTTCAATCGGGAAAAACTGGTAATTATGTTGGGTTAATTAATAAAGCTATAGATGTAGGGTATAAATTTATAGTTGTATTGGCAGGTATGCATAACAATTTGCGTCAACAAACTCAATTTAGAATAGATCAAGGAGTTAATGGAATTCAAAGGATTAATGGTGAGACAAAACCTGTAGGGGTAGGGACTTTATTAAATAGGTTTAATACGCAAACTCAAACGTTAACCACAGCTGATGTAAATGGCGATTTCAATTCAGCAGCTGCCAATATGAATGGAATTAATTTTAATGTTGATACTCCATTAATCGCTGTAATTAAGAAGAATATACACCCTTTAACAAATATGAATAAGTGGTTAGAGAATGTAATAGGGATTAATAAAGAAACTCAATCTGATAAAACGGTTTTAATTATTGATGATGAAGCTGATCAAGCAAGTATAAATAATAACTTTAAACCTGAAGACTTAAACGCTCCTTTAATTGATGATGAAGGGAATGAAGATGAAGCTAATACCCCAAGCGCTATAAGTGGAGGGATAGTTAATTTGATGAATAAATTCAGTAGAAGGTGCTATACTGGTTATACTGCAACACCTTATGCTAATGTTTTAATACCTTTAGATAATCCTCATCACCAAAGTATATTTCCAGAAGACTTTATTGTTAGGCTAAAACAGCCTTCAAATTATTTAGGGCCTGAAAAATATTTTGAACAAGGATTGCCAGGAATACTGCAAATAGATAGTTCAGAAGGTTTTTCCGATGAACTGAAAGCTTTTAAAAAAGAAGAAATTGAAGAGTTAAATATTCCAAACTCTTTGAAAATGGCTACGAAACAATTTATAATCTCTGGCGCATTACGTTTTTTTAGGGATCAACAAAATTCACATATGTCTATGCTTATCCATGTATCCCATTTGACTAGGATACAAAATCATTTAGGAGTTGTTTTTAGAGATTATTGGAGTGAATTAAAGGGAGCTATTGAAAATAATAATGAAAAACTGTGGGAGGATTTGAAATCATTATATCAAGGTAAAAAGGTAAATGGATTGATAAGTGAAATTCAAAGTCAAAAAAAATACACTAGTGAATACTCAGCAAATGAATCTTTTCAAAATAATAATTTTGATCTTCCAATAGATTTTAGTGAATTAAGAGATTACGTAAGAAGTTTTGTTGCAGCAGTTGAAATTTTAGTAGTTAATGGAAATAAAATTAATAAAGGGCAAAGTTTAGATTATCATTTACATCCAAATGGTCGTAAAGTAATTGCTATAGGAGGTAACACTATGTCAAGGGGCTTAACTCTAGAGGGGTTACACACCAGTTATTTTATTAGGCACGCAAGGACATTTGATACTTTAATGCAAATGGGACGTTGGTTTGGGTACAGATCTAATTATGCGGATTTATGCAGAGTAATAACCTCTTCAGATATAGCAACTGATTTCAGTGAGATCTGTTTAGCAGATACCACAATGAATGAAAATATTTCAGCAATGATTAGAAGTAACGCTTCTCCAAGAGATTTTTTAATAAAAATTAGACAGTCAACGACAAGTTTGTCGGTCACATCTAAAATGGGTGTTGGAGGTGAAATGCAGATCAGTTGGGCTGGTGGAGAAGTTATAACGAATTTATTGACAAGAAATTCAGAAACTATTTTAAATAATCACAATGTTGTAATTGATTTAATTTCTAAAATTGAAAACAAATGTCAAATAAATAAATCTGATAATAAGTTAGTTTTTGAGAACGTTTTTTTAGAAGGCGAGTTAGATTATTTCAAAGATAATTTTATAGTTGAAAACAATAATGGTAGTCTAGAATTATCTAAGATATTTGAGTTTTATAAAAAATCTGGTTTTGATACAGTTAATGTAGTTATTGTGGGAAGAAAATCAGGAGTAAAAGGAAATTACTCGTTTCTTGGTAAAAAAATGGGTCTTGCACAAAGAAATAGCAAGGATCCCGAATATTATCCGCATTTTAAAGTTCCAAACGGCAAACTTACTGACGCTTCATATATAGCTAGTTTTATTGAGGTTAATAAAATTGGTCTAACAGAAAAAGAACAACGATCACCTTCAATAACTTGTACATATCTTAGTAAACCAATTATAACTTTTGTTGCTCTTGATCCAGAATATTTTTATAGTAACATTAAAGTGGAAAGAAGCGAATCTCCTTCTTTGGAAAATATGCACAAAGGGTTGCAGGATTTAATTGATCAGGAAAGTGGAGGTTATTCGTCAATACCTTATGGATTATCTATTGCTACTCCATCTAAAAAACCAGGTAGTGGACTTATTAACAATAATTCAGTATCAGTTTTAGTAAATCAAATGGTAAAAGAAAATATTTAAAGATTATGAACATAAAGAAAATATTTTCAGAATTAATAGTTAGTGAATCTTCTAGCGGTAAATATAATACTAGATTAATAGATTTCGATGAAGCTAATAGGTACAAAACAATTTTAGCTATAGATAAATTATCTGATAATCAAAAGTGCGTTTTATTGCAATTGAAAAATGGAGGTAAGAGTTCGCAGGTTATCATTAATAATATCAATACTTTGGATAGTATTCAAATAGATACTTTCCCAGTTCCCGATCCAGGTACAACAGAATTAGATACTTATTACAGTATAAAGCTTGATAGAAATACGGAAGAAGATATTTTTTACACTTTTTTAACTGATATCATAGAGACTGCAAAAAAGTCTATTTCAGAGTTAGTTATTTTAGATATCTTGAAAAGAGTTAAATCTTGGATGAACTTTTTTAAAGCTAAAAAAACAGGAGTTTTAACAGAAAGTAGTCAGATAGGATTATTCGCAGAACTAACAGTATTGAAGGTTTTGTTAGAGGAAAATCCAAAAGATATTCTAGATGTAGTTACAAGTTGGGTGGGACCAAAAAATCAAAATCAAGACTTTATTTTTCCTAATACACAAGCTGTAGAGGTGAAGTGTACCACAAAAAATAATCGATATGAGGTTAAAATTAACAATGAATTTCAACTTGATGGCACAGGTTTAAGTGGTTTGTTTTTAGTTGTTTATCAGGTAAAAAGACATAAAATTACTGAAGCTTCATCTTTACCTTCTTTACCTAAAATAATTGAAGAAATTGAAAATTTATTAATCCATGATACGGATGCTAAATTTGAATTTGCAGGGTTATTATTGGAAGTTGGATATTTAGCTGAAGCTGAAATTGAATACTTAGATTTTGGGTTTCAAATAATTAATGAACCTGAAATATATGATGTAAATACAAGGTTTCCAAAATTAGCAAGAGTATCTATTCCTAACTCAATAAAAAAAATTGAGTATAATTTGAATTTACAAGATCAACCAACTCTTGACTTAACTCTTAATAATTTAATAACCTTATAATGAGTTTTTTTACAACTTTAAAATCTTTAGTAGAAGAGAAATTATCTAAAGATACACATTTAAATGCTGAGTCAGCTTTTAGTGAAATTTGTTCAGAGTATTTGGTAGACTCTTCTCTAATTTCAAATTTTCAACATTCTCAATATTTTAAAGAAGTTGTTGGAGGTAGGAATTTGAAGATTGATGGATTTAGTTTAAATGAAAATGAGACTGTTTTATCTTTCTTCGTTACTAATTTTAATAATTCGGAAGAAGGGAGTAAAATAAACAAGAATGATGTTGAGTTGATTTTCAAACAGTTGTATAGAGTTTTAAATTATGTAATAAGAACCAATGAATATAATCTTCCTAAGTCAAATATCTTATCTGCATTAAACTCAGAGTTTAATGCAGATATTAAAAACAATATTGTAAAGATTGATTTTTATTTATTTACCAATAATACCGCTGTAAATAATAAAGAAGTTGACGTAACTAAAATTATATCTAAAGTCGATAATGAATCGGCTATTGATTTTAATTTTAGAATATATGATATTAAAGAATTTGAAAGATTACATAAAAATAATCAAAAATTAGATATTGACGTTTTAGATTATTATGATAAACCTATAAATATTTTAAAACCTAAGATTGGAGTCTCAAGTTACGGAACTGCGATAGCAATACTACCTGCTAAATTTTTATACAATATTTATAGTGATTTTGGAGGGCGATTATTAGAAAGTAATGTGAGATCGTTTTTATCAACACGAATTAAAGTAAATAAAGGGATAAAAAATACCTTAATAAATAATCCAGAAATGTTTCTAGCATATAATAACGGATTGTGTGTTACTGTTTCTGAAATAATATTAAATGAAGATAAATCTGTTAAAACATTTAAAAATTTTCAAATTGTAAATGGAGGTCAGACGACCTCTTCAATATTTTTTGCAACACAAGATGCTAAAAAGTTAAGACTGAATGTTGAGCTCGAAAAAGTTAATGTAATGGCAAAAATTACAGAAATTCGAAGGAATATAGATTCGGTTAAAATTCAATCAAATATCGCAAAAAATAGTAACCTCCAGAATGCTGTTAAGCAATCAGATTTATCTAGTAATGAAGAGTACTTAATTAATTTACATACTTGTTCCAAAAAATTCAGGAATCCAACCTCGAATAATTATTATTATTTTGAACGAACAAGAGGTCAATATCAGCTGGAGAAGAATTTAAGTAAAAATGAAAAATACTTTTTAAATCTATTTCCAAGTAAAAATAAGATAGAAAAATCTGACTTGTCAATTTTGTTTTTTTGTGCGATAAGTAGCAAAATTGAACCTTTTATTTCAGTACAGAGTGCCGAAAAAAGGTATAAAATTATTCGTGATCAATTCGAGTCCGAGAATAAAAAAATAAGTGAAAACTATTATGTTAATATAATTGGTGCATTTATATTTTATAAGGTATTTAAAACTAAATACGGAGTAGGTGTAAATGCTATAGGTAGAATTAGAAAAAATGTAGTTGCTTATTCAGTTTCATTAATTCAGGAATACTTATTAAAAGAGAATAAGAGCATTGATTTTCAAGAAATATGGAATAATGGAGGGGTAAACATTCCTGAAACTGTTATCAAAGAGTTTTTATTATATGTAAATCAATTGCTACTTAAAAACTTAGATGATGGGCGTCTTGATGAAGCTTGTAAAAAAAGAGATTCTTGGGAAAAAATAAAAGCAAAAGTTGATTGGTTAAAATTAGACCCAATCACTGAGTCAATTCCAATAAATAAAATTCAGAAGTTTAAGAATAATAAATCATCTAAATTAAATTTAGATAGTAAGTATAAGTTAATAGTCGACGAAATAAATAGGATGATTTCCAGCCCTTCAAAATATGTAATACTCCAAAAACGTATTTTAAACGAGATCGAAACTTATATGAAAGATGGAATGTCCTTATATAGTCGTAGACATTACAGGTTAATTAAGGATCATTTTAGACCTAATTCCAAATTAACAGAATATAAACCAAAAACCTATAATATATATCTTGTAGAATGTCAGAATAAAAATGGAGAATTAATAAACAGGAAGTTTTCTGACTTAAAAATACATTTAGAAGAACTTTATCGAGTCTTTAATGAAATATTAAAAGATGAACTTTTAAAGTTAGATCAAAAAATATAATTCAATTTATTGTAAAAATTAATATTAATTGAAACTAATCTAGCTTAATAAAAAATAGTTCGATTATTAAACATAAAGCATTTACTTTTGAGTCACTCAATGAAAAATAAAAAGAAATATAGTTATATAGATTTATTTGCAGGCGCAGGTGGATTGACTATTGGCTTTGGGAATAATGGATTTCATTTGGAGATAGCTAATGATATAGCTGAACCTGCTTTAAATACTTTCAAACGAAATTTAAAACAAACTCACCCTGAAACAAATATTAATCGGGTAATTTTAGGTGATATTAAAGAGTTATATGAACATTTAGGTAATGGTCAAGTTGTTTACAACTTACAGGGGCATATGACTATAGAGACCAATAAAGAAAGTGAACTAAGAAAAAAAGCACCTTCAATAAAAGATGATAGTAGTGTAAGAGAATTACTTTCTTCGATTGAAAATGTGGATGTTCTAGTTGGCGGTCCACCTTGTCAGGGATTTTCAATGATAGGTCGATCTAAAAAAGCAACTTTAGAAGAGCGAACAAAAGGTTTTATCGACGATCCTAGGAATCAGTTATTTAAATATTATTTAAAGTTTGCTGAGAAATTGTCTCCAAAATTAGTTTTAATTGAAAATGTTAAAGGTTTGGCATCTGCATCAGCTTATCGAGAGTTAATTGAGGAATCTTTAAAGGATACAGGAGAGTTTGGTTATGATACCTCCTCTTGTGTTTTAAATGCAAAAGACTTTGGATTAGCTCAAAGTAGAGAAAGAATTTTTTTTATTGGAGTTAGGAAGGACTTATATCAAAAATATAATGTCGAAGCTTCCAGTATTTTTGAAGAAATTAATAAATCAAAAAAAGAACCTTTAAAATTAAAAGATGTAATTTTTGATTTACCTCAAATAAAAGCAAATCCAAAACCGAATAATTATAAAGAAGAGGCTGAAATTCCATTTAGTAGAATAAAAACTTCCTTTGGTAAAAATATTTCTGACGAAGCCTACTGTGAGTTGCTTAATAAAGAAAAAAGCAGTAGATATT of the Tenacibaculum todarodis genome contains:
- a CDS encoding AIPR family protein; translated protein: MSFFTTLKSLVEEKLSKDTHLNAESAFSEICSEYLVDSSLISNFQHSQYFKEVVGGRNLKIDGFSLNENETVLSFFVTNFNNSEEGSKINKNDVELIFKQLYRVLNYVIRTNEYNLPKSNILSALNSEFNADIKNNIVKIDFYLFTNNTAVNNKEVDVTKIISKVDNESAIDFNFRIYDIKEFERLHKNNQKLDIDVLDYYDKPINILKPKIGVSSYGTAIAILPAKFLYNIYSDFGGRLLESNVRSFLSTRIKVNKGIKNTLINNPEMFLAYNNGLCVTVSEIILNEDKSVKTFKNFQIVNGGQTTSSIFFATQDAKKLRLNVELEKVNVMAKITEIRRNIDSVKIQSNIAKNSNLQNAVKQSDLSSNEEYLINLHTCSKKFRNPTSNNYYYFERTRGQYQLEKNLSKNEKYFLNLFPSKNKIEKSDLSILFFCAISSKIEPFISVQSAEKRYKIIRDQFESENKKISENYYVNIIGAFIFYKVFKTKYGVGVNAIGRIRKNVVAYSVSLIQEYLLKENKSIDFQEIWNNGGVNIPETVIKEFLLYVNQLLLKNLDDGRLDEACKKRDSWEKIKAKVDWLKLDPITESIPINKIQKFKNNKSSKLNLDSKYKLIVDEINRMISSPSKYVILQKRILNEIETYMKDGMSLYSRRHYRLIKDHFRPNSKLTEYKPKTYNIYLVECQNKNGELINRKFSDLKIHLEELYRVFNEILKDELLKLDQKI
- a CDS encoding DNA cytosine methyltransferase, producing MKNKKKYSYIDLFAGAGGLTIGFGNNGFHLEIANDIAEPALNTFKRNLKQTHPETNINRVILGDIKELYEHLGNGQVVYNLQGHMTIETNKESELRKKAPSIKDDSSVRELLSSIENVDVLVGGPPCQGFSMIGRSKKATLEERTKGFIDDPRNQLFKYYLKFAEKLSPKLVLIENVKGLASASAYRELIEESLKDTGEFGYDTSSCVLNAKDFGLAQSRERIFFIGVRKDLYQKYNVEASSIFEEINKSKKEPLKLKDVIFDLPQIKANPKPNNYKEEAEIPFSRIKTSFGKNISDEAYCELLNKEKSSRYLNLINTYKGRLITPRYLFNHKSRYHNERDLFIYKNLVAGKYLNNPINKKALSKVTYGVFIDKEGIKKVKGFGDKYFKLDPENVSKTVIAHLETDGNSYVHPGKFPRSITPREAARIQSFPDWYFFTGSTRNQFKQIGNAVPPILGSVFAEHFKNVLDLIEVDAK